In Paenibacillus algicola, a genomic segment contains:
- a CDS encoding DUF3243 domain-containing protein gives MSEHNHVVKKDGELDMNKVDDAMNKMDQGEKDQILANFDTFKSYLHKRIKLAESIGLGEEQLAKGAEKVANYLAEHEDPRNSEEKLLQELWKVGSEEERHKLAHMLVKLAQNESSHH, from the coding sequence ATGTCTGAACATAATCATGTAGTCAAAAAAGACGGTGAGCTTGATATGAACAAAGTGGACGATGCCATGAACAAGATGGATCAAGGGGAAAAGGATCAAATCCTGGCCAACTTTGATACCTTCAAATCCTACCTGCATAAACGTATCAAACTGGCAGAAAGCATCGGTCTTGGCGAGGAGCAGCTGGCCAAGGGCGCCGAGAAGGTAGCCAACTATCTGGCCGAGCACGAAGATCCGCGCAACAGCGAAGAGAAGCTGCTGCAGGAGCTGTGGAAGGTGGGTTCGGAAGAGGAGCGCCACAAGCTGGCCCACATGCTGGTCAAGCTGGCTCAGAACGAATCCAGCCATCACTAA
- a CDS encoding DEAD/DEAH box helicase, protein MPNFQQLGIDEKMVRRLKEQGISVPTPVQQESIPMLLAGKDIIARARTGTGKTLAFMLPILKQIDAAKPYPQALIVAPTRELALQITEEARKLSSGTPEGVKLLAVYGGQDVEKQLRKLEGGRHLIIGTPGRLLDHLRRGTLELGGVKQLVLDEADQMLHMGFLDEVEAIIAALPYKRQSMLFSATMPDRVKQLAANYMNKPVDIVIKEGGSSLIPLQNIKQVLVECTDRTKQDALKGMLELHQPYLAMIFCRTKRRAQTLNEALLSHGYASDELHGDLSQAKREAVMKRFREAKLQLLVATDVAARGLDVEGVTHVYNYDMPHDVESYVHRIGRTGRAGGTGLAVTFAAPKDGFDLEKLERTLSIKLKRITWDGRSGEVREGSSGQRSSRSNGSSEGREGSGERRERRDGTSGGRGRSEGSRRSEASGGRGRTSGGRGGQSSGGPRSGKSSTGAGRSGGRGTGGSGRSSGGSSRHAGSGGSGSGRRGRTR, encoded by the coding sequence TTGCCGAACTTTCAACAATTAGGCATCGATGAGAAAATGGTACGCAGGCTGAAGGAGCAGGGAATTTCTGTGCCGACCCCGGTGCAGCAAGAGAGTATACCGATGCTCCTTGCGGGAAAGGATATCATTGCCCGCGCGCGTACCGGGACCGGCAAAACGCTGGCGTTTATGCTGCCGATCTTAAAGCAGATTGACGCCGCCAAGCCGTATCCGCAGGCACTGATCGTAGCGCCGACGCGGGAGCTGGCGCTGCAGATTACCGAAGAGGCGCGGAAGCTGTCCTCCGGCACCCCGGAAGGCGTCAAGCTTCTGGCCGTCTATGGCGGTCAGGATGTGGAGAAGCAGCTGCGCAAGCTGGAGGGCGGCCGTCATCTGATTATCGGTACTCCAGGGAGACTGCTGGATCATTTGCGGCGCGGCACGCTGGAGCTGGGCGGCGTGAAGCAGCTCGTGCTGGATGAAGCGGATCAGATGCTGCATATGGGCTTTCTGGATGAGGTGGAGGCGATCATCGCAGCGCTGCCGTACAAGCGTCAGAGTATGCTGTTCTCGGCTACGATGCCGGATCGCGTCAAGCAGCTTGCTGCAAATTATATGAACAAGCCCGTGGATATTGTCATCAAGGAGGGCGGCAGCTCGCTCATTCCGCTGCAGAATATCAAGCAGGTGCTGGTAGAGTGCACGGACCGGACGAAGCAGGATGCACTGAAGGGCATGCTGGAGCTGCACCAGCCGTATCTGGCGATGATCTTCTGCCGCACGAAGCGGCGCGCCCAGACCTTGAACGAAGCGCTCCTGTCGCACGGCTATGCCAGCGACGAGCTGCACGGCGACTTGTCCCAGGCGAAACGCGAAGCGGTCATGAAGCGGTTCCGGGAAGCCAAGCTTCAGCTGCTGGTGGCGACCGATGTCGCGGCGCGGGGACTGGACGTGGAAGGCGTGACCCACGTGTATAATTACGACATGCCGCATGATGTCGAGAGCTATGTCCACCGGATCGGCCGGACGGGACGTGCCGGCGGCACGGGTCTTGCGGTAACATTCGCGGCACCGAAGGACGGATTTGATCTGGAGAAGCTGGAGCGCACCCTCTCCATCAAGCTGAAGCGGATCACCTGGGACGGCCGCAGCGGTGAAGTCCGCGAAGGATCGTCCGGTCAGCGCAGCAGCCGAAGCAACGGCTCCTCCGAGGGCCGGGAAGGCAGCGGCGAGAGACGCGAGCGCCGGGACGGCACCTCGGGTGGACGCGGACGCAGCGAAGGTTCGCGCCGGAGCGAGGCATCCGGCGGCCGGGGCCGGACGTCTGGCGGCAGAGGCGGACAGAGCAGCGGCGGGCCGAGATCCGGCAAGAGCAGCACGGGAGCCGGCCGCAGCGGCGGCAGAGGTACAGGCGGAAGCGGCCGGAGCTCTGGCGGCTCCAGCAGACATGCCGGCAGCGGAGGTTCAGGCAGCGGACGGCGCGGGCGCACTCGTTAA
- a CDS encoding ThuA domain-containing protein produces MDKRKALLLGSYTHPKFHPLQGIDTQVSHLLNDMFTVQCTENHKMLRESNLYPYDLCIAYSDLWDEKVSPQQTAGLLSYVSGGGGLLVLHNGVSLANRYELAQLLGARFDGHPPMQPLKFMPAAEGHDIIEGVEAFEMEEEPYRFKLDPFTERQVLLEYEHEGERWPAAWCHTYGIGRVVVLMPGHHEPSFMHEPFRKMIVQGAKWASRYPGKIIQ; encoded by the coding sequence ATGGACAAGAGAAAGGCACTTTTACTGGGAAGCTACACGCATCCCAAGTTTCATCCGCTGCAAGGCATTGACACGCAGGTATCGCATCTGCTGAATGATATGTTTACCGTGCAGTGCACGGAGAATCACAAAATGCTTCGCGAGAGCAATTTGTATCCCTACGACCTTTGTATCGCCTACAGCGATCTGTGGGATGAGAAGGTATCGCCCCAGCAGACCGCGGGCCTGCTGTCCTATGTGAGCGGCGGCGGCGGGCTGCTCGTGCTGCATAACGGCGTTTCGCTGGCGAACCGCTATGAGCTGGCGCAGCTGCTGGGAGCCCGCTTCGACGGACATCCGCCGATGCAGCCCCTGAAGTTTATGCCGGCGGCAGAGGGTCATGACATTATCGAGGGCGTAGAAGCCTTTGAGATGGAAGAAGAGCCGTATCGCTTCAAGCTGGATCCGTTTACGGAGAGACAGGTACTGCTGGAATATGAGCACGAGGGTGAGCGCTGGCCGGCGGCATGGTGCCATACCTACGGAATCGGCCGGGTCGTCGTGCTGATGCCGGGACATCATGAGCCTTCTTTCATGCATGAGCCATTCCGAAAAATGATCGTACAGGGAGCGAAATGGGCTTCGCGTTATCCTGGTAAAATAATACAATGA
- a CDS encoding uroporphyrinogen-III synthase → MAQPMKGKVIALTGPRKATDMAKLVENMGGTPLIRPAQGTVFLDDEALRASITDWVEHPPDWSLFTTGIGFEAIMDMAEQMGVQEKLLQILQTTRIAARGYKTVNALKKRGLKPLVRDDDGSTAGLIRAFEGYDIQGKRVTLQLHGESAPQLVAWLQEKETQTVQILPYKHIPPEEEELGLLLIEIIRHQVDAVAFTSAPQFRFLAEYARRKESWEPLAAALCGPVIVCAVGKVTAQGLIEEGIEPQVVPEEERMGSMLVALGRYFAERG, encoded by the coding sequence ATGGCACAGCCTATGAAAGGGAAAGTCATCGCTTTGACAGGACCGCGCAAGGCCACGGATATGGCCAAGCTGGTAGAGAATATGGGGGGCACACCGCTGATCCGGCCGGCTCAGGGCACGGTGTTTCTGGATGATGAGGCGCTTCGGGCCTCCATCACGGACTGGGTAGAGCATCCGCCGGACTGGAGCCTGTTTACAACGGGAATCGGCTTTGAGGCGATTATGGATATGGCGGAGCAGATGGGCGTACAGGAGAAGCTGCTGCAGATCCTTCAGACCACCCGTATTGCCGCCCGCGGCTACAAAACGGTCAATGCACTCAAGAAGCGGGGCCTGAAGCCGCTTGTGCGCGATGATGACGGAAGCACCGCAGGATTGATTCGGGCGTTTGAAGGCTATGATATACAAGGAAAGCGGGTTACTCTGCAGCTCCACGGAGAGTCTGCACCGCAGCTTGTGGCATGGCTTCAGGAGAAAGAGACCCAGACCGTGCAAATCCTGCCCTACAAGCATATTCCGCCTGAAGAGGAGGAGCTGGGACTGCTCCTCATTGAGATCATCCGTCACCAGGTGGATGCGGTTGCGTTCACGAGTGCGCCGCAGTTCCGTTTTCTTGCGGAATATGCGCGCCGGAAGGAATCCTGGGAGCCGCTTGCTGCAGCTTTATGTGGTCCGGTTATCGTCTGTGCGGTGGGCAAAGTGACCGCGCAGGGCTTGATCGAGGAAGGCATCGAGCCGCAGGTCGTGCCGGAGGAAGAGCGGATGGGCAGCATGCTGGTGGCGCTGGGGCGCTATTTTGCAGAACGGGGGTAA
- a CDS encoding catalase, with translation MNTRLTTNQGAPVGDNQHSKTAGQRGPTLLEDYHLLEKLAHFDRERIPERVVHARGAGAHGVFVTENSMKSHTRAAFLQEAGQETPVFVRFSTVIHGVGSPETARDPRGFAVKFYTEEGNYDIVGNHLPVFFIRDAMKFPDMVHSLKPAPDTNIQDPGRYWDFMTLTPESTHMMTWLFSDHGTPANYRQMDGFGVHSFKWVNAEGKVTYVKYKWETLQGVETFTADEAGAMQGRDFNHATRDLREHIEQGQFPQWRLQVQMMLPEEMDALAFDPLDPTKTWPEDRFPMHTVGTMTLNRNPDNFFAEVEQSAFSPSVLVPGIEPSEDKLLQGRLFSYPDTQRHRLGANYLQIPINCPYAPVRNHQRDGLMNVKQDPSPVNYEPNSYTSGPSEDHAYRESESPLHGSTVRQRIQKTDDYTQAGELYRSFTEQGKASLLHNLIQDLSQVKHDIQMRALCHFFQADRELGMKLSQGLGIDISAHMSGPQA, from the coding sequence ATGAATACGAGATTAACGACCAATCAGGGCGCTCCTGTAGGTGACAATCAGCATTCCAAAACCGCAGGTCAGCGCGGCCCGACACTCTTGGAGGATTACCATCTGCTGGAGAAGCTCGCTCACTTTGACCGTGAGCGGATTCCGGAGCGTGTCGTGCACGCCCGCGGCGCCGGAGCGCATGGTGTATTTGTGACCGAGAACAGCATGAAATCCCACACCCGGGCTGCTTTTCTGCAGGAGGCGGGACAGGAGACGCCGGTATTCGTCCGCTTCTCTACCGTGATCCACGGTGTCGGCTCGCCGGAAACTGCCCGTGATCCGAGAGGCTTCGCGGTGAAGTTCTATACCGAAGAAGGCAACTATGATATTGTCGGCAACCACCTTCCGGTCTTCTTCATTCGCGATGCTATGAAATTCCCGGATATGGTTCATTCCTTGAAGCCGGCACCGGATACTAACATTCAGGACCCTGGCCGGTACTGGGACTTCATGACGCTTACACCGGAATCGACGCATATGATGACCTGGCTGTTCTCCGATCACGGGACGCCGGCTAATTACCGGCAGATGGACGGATTTGGCGTCCATTCCTTCAAGTGGGTGAACGCAGAGGGCAAGGTTACGTACGTGAAATACAAGTGGGAAACGCTGCAGGGTGTAGAAACCTTCACGGCGGATGAGGCGGGAGCCATGCAGGGACGCGACTTCAACCATGCAACCCGCGATTTGAGGGAGCATATTGAGCAGGGACAGTTCCCGCAGTGGCGCCTGCAGGTGCAGATGATGCTGCCGGAAGAAATGGATGCCCTGGCCTTTGATCCGCTGGACCCGACCAAAACCTGGCCGGAGGACCGCTTCCCGATGCATACGGTCGGCACGATGACGCTGAACCGCAATCCGGATAATTTCTTTGCTGAAGTGGAGCAGTCCGCCTTCTCCCCAAGCGTGCTCGTGCCGGGCATTGAGCCGTCAGAGGATAAGCTGCTGCAGGGACGCCTGTTCTCCTACCCGGACACCCAGCGCCATCGTCTGGGCGCGAACTACCTGCAGATTCCGATCAACTGCCCGTATGCTCCGGTTCGCAATCATCAGCGCGATGGATTGATGAACGTGAAGCAGGACCCGTCACCGGTAAACTATGAGCCGAACAGCTACACCTCAGGACCGTCGGAGGATCACGCATACCGGGAGAGCGAAAGTCCGCTCCATGGAAGCACGGTGCGCCAGCGGATTCAGAAGACCGATGACTACACACAAGCAGGAGAGCTGTACCGCTCCTTCACCGAGCAGGGCAAAGCCAGCCTTCTGCACAACCTGATTCAGGATCTGAGCCAGGTGAAGCACGATATTCAAATGCGGGCGCTGTGCCACTTCTTCCAGGCAGACCGGGAGCTGGGCATGAAGCTGTCGCAAGGGCTGGGAATTGATATTAGCGCCCATATGTCCGGACCGCAAGCTTAA
- a CDS encoding winged helix-turn-helix domain-containing protein gives MSNQAKQVAQTRGGIVSFAGTSWPEPYSKPLEELSCPVSLYRAAMLSRQPGRVHELGLILSEHCFDVMMMRRWEPRLTSALTAGLVIADLTHCDTPGQFDEECVMLMPEGVQLPVMYLVNETLMNSASTSMLDKELLVWPARSAQTLMYQIQRSIRVHAASQPEVMPESPSREVYKDLWIDRDKMTVQRRALPVHLTKTEYSLLILLLDSKGAVRTREELMSEIWDTDFLGGSNVVDVHIKSLRKKLGDHAGAPQYIATVRGVGYRLAD, from the coding sequence ATGTCAAACCAAGCGAAGCAAGTAGCACAGACAAGAGGCGGAATCGTCTCTTTTGCAGGAACATCCTGGCCAGAGCCATACAGCAAGCCGCTGGAGGAATTATCCTGCCCGGTGTCTCTATACCGCGCCGCGATGCTGAGCCGCCAGCCGGGACGCGTACATGAGCTGGGGCTTATTTTGTCGGAGCATTGCTTTGATGTCATGATGATGCGCAGATGGGAGCCCCGCCTGACCTCGGCCCTTACCGCCGGCCTTGTGATCGCCGATCTGACGCATTGCGATACGCCAGGACAATTTGACGAGGAGTGCGTGATGCTCATGCCGGAGGGAGTCCAGCTTCCTGTGATGTACCTTGTTAACGAGACGCTGATGAACAGCGCCAGCACGTCCATGCTGGACAAGGAGCTTCTGGTTTGGCCGGCCCGTTCTGCGCAGACCCTGATGTATCAGATTCAGCGCAGCATTCGTGTTCATGCCGCGTCTCAGCCGGAGGTCATGCCAGAATCGCCGAGCCGTGAAGTCTATAAGGACCTGTGGATTGACCGCGACAAGATGACCGTGCAGCGCCGGGCTCTCCCCGTGCATCTGACGAAGACGGAGTACAGCCTGCTTATCCTGCTGCTTGACAGCAAAGGCGCAGTGCGCACGCGTGAAGAGCTGATGAGTGAAATCTGGGACACCGATTTTCTCGGAGGCAGCAATGTAGTGGACGTCCATATCAAAAGCCTGCGCAAAAAGCTCGGTGACCATGCCGGCGCCCCGCAATATATAGCAACCGTAAGAGGAGTCGGATACCGCCTGGCGGACTGA
- a CDS encoding Fur family transcriptional regulator produces the protein MRALNLTTQRQAVFDVVRDSEDHPTASDIMNRLVEKGYNLAYGTVYNSLRYLTDKQMIRELKLGESASRYDARTDEHQHIMCEVCGKVDEVMTEVPPEWNRVVAEETGYTINHAHVVFGGVCPECQTKRSK, from the coding sequence TTGAGAGCATTAAATTTAACAACACAGCGCCAGGCGGTGTTTGACGTCGTGCGGGATTCGGAAGACCATCCTACCGCTTCGGATATTATGAACCGCTTGGTGGAGAAGGGATATAATCTGGCGTATGGCACGGTTTATAACTCGCTGCGCTATTTGACCGATAAGCAAATGATCCGGGAGCTGAAGCTGGGGGAGAGCGCAAGCCGCTATGATGCCCGCACGGACGAGCATCAGCATATTATGTGTGAGGTATGCGGCAAGGTTGATGAGGTCATGACCGAGGTTCCGCCGGAATGGAACCGCGTGGTCGCGGAAGAGACAGGCTATACCATTAATCATGCCCATGTGGTATTCGGAGGAGTGTGTCCCGAATGTCAAACCAAGCGAAGCAAGTAG
- a CDS encoding diguanylate cyclase, which translates to MVNILFINACVLVTFLYLTGLLSTRYAYNLEAPSLRVQLVSGIMFGMYGIILMHYSFPINNEVISDLRHLAIVIVAGYVGWLPSLISGVLITAGRIVLFGLSQVSIIAGAGMLVIAVLCALIALHTGKRLQKLLIMNLISIIVISIVLTINVHELLLEVVAIYLSISTAATLVIYALLEYSLASNRLFARMTLQAQTDHLTSLHNLRQFELLLNQHFRQARRSQEPLGVIALDIDHFKKINDTYGHAAGDVVLKQLSSLLKLHARPTDEVSRNGGEEFTVLVPRLASHEVTLLADKIRRAVEQHVFMLGDGTALKVTVSAGVAVYPDTLKCDDVQELLHQADEELYRAKQEGRNRVCTGSAQA; encoded by the coding sequence TTGGTCAATATATTGTTTATCAATGCCTGTGTGCTGGTAACCTTTCTTTATCTGACCGGCCTGCTATCTACCAGATATGCCTACAACCTGGAGGCGCCGAGCCTGCGGGTACAGCTCGTTTCCGGCATCATGTTCGGAATGTATGGCATTATCCTCATGCATTATTCTTTTCCCATTAACAATGAAGTCATATCCGATCTCCGGCATCTGGCGATTGTGATCGTTGCGGGCTATGTGGGCTGGCTCCCCTCGCTTATTTCCGGGGTGCTTATTACGGCTGGCCGGATTGTGCTGTTTGGTCTGAGCCAGGTATCCATAATCGCCGGTGCGGGCATGCTTGTGATCGCTGTGCTCTGTGCCCTTATCGCCTTACATACCGGGAAGCGCCTTCAGAAGCTGCTGATCATGAATCTGATCTCGATTATCGTGATCTCGATCGTGCTGACGATCAACGTCCACGAGCTGCTGCTGGAAGTCGTCGCCATCTATTTAAGCATTTCTACAGCAGCTACACTCGTCATCTATGCCTTGCTGGAATATTCTCTCGCCTCGAACCGGCTGTTCGCCCGGATGACGCTGCAGGCTCAAACCGATCACCTGACCAGCCTGCATAATCTCCGCCAATTCGAGCTGCTGCTGAACCAGCATTTCCGGCAAGCCCGGCGAAGCCAGGAGCCGCTGGGCGTTATTGCCCTGGATATAGATCATTTCAAAAAAATAAACGACACCTACGGCCACGCGGCCGGAGATGTCGTTCTAAAGCAGCTGAGCTCGCTCTTGAAGCTGCACGCTCGCCCCACGGATGAGGTATCCCGGAACGGGGGCGAGGAATTTACTGTTCTCGTTCCCCGCCTGGCCTCTCACGAGGTGACGCTGCTGGCGGATAAAATCCGCAGGGCGGTCGAGCAGCATGTGTTCATGCTGGGCGATGGCACCGCCCTGAAAGTGACCGTGTCTGCCGGCGTTGCCGTTTACCCGGACACGCTGAAATGTGATGATGTGCAGGAGCTGCTTCATCAGGCCGACGAGGAGCTGTACCGGGCCAAGCAGGAGGGACGGAACCGGGTCTGTACCGGCTCAGCTCAAGCCTGA
- a CDS encoding aldo/keto reductase family protein: MEFRRLGASGLKVSDISLGSWLTYGGYVERENAVKSIQTAYGLGVNFFDTANVYERGAAEVVVGETLRAFPRESYVLATKVFGRMGDGVNDQGLSRKHIMEQCDASLKRLGMDYIDIYYCHRFHQDTPVQETLRALDDLVRSGKVLYVGVSMWTAAQMEEALAVADRLLLDRIVVNQPLYNMFDREIEKEIIPLGEQKGIGQVVYSPLAQGLLTGKYTSASKEEMPQDSRAAKLGADRMKLNGDRVEKVHQLTAIANELDITMSQLALAWVLRQQNVSSALVGASRPEQVEENVSASGIKLSEDIVQAIESILTA, translated from the coding sequence ATGGAATTTAGAAGACTTGGCGCAAGCGGTCTCAAGGTAAGTGACATCAGTCTCGGAAGCTGGCTGACCTACGGAGGTTATGTGGAGCGGGAGAATGCCGTGAAATCCATTCAGACCGCCTATGGGCTGGGCGTGAATTTTTTTGATACGGCGAATGTGTACGAACGGGGCGCAGCGGAGGTGGTCGTGGGAGAAACGCTGCGGGCATTTCCAAGGGAATCCTACGTGCTGGCGACCAAGGTGTTCGGCAGAATGGGTGACGGCGTAAACGACCAGGGCTTGTCACGCAAGCACATTATGGAGCAGTGTGACGCCAGCTTGAAGCGCCTGGGCATGGATTACATTGATATATATTACTGCCACCGGTTTCATCAGGACACACCGGTCCAGGAAACGCTTCGTGCTTTGGATGACCTGGTGCGCAGCGGCAAGGTGCTGTATGTCGGCGTGAGCATGTGGACTGCGGCACAGATGGAGGAGGCTCTGGCGGTGGCGGACCGGCTGCTGCTGGACCGGATCGTGGTGAACCAGCCGCTGTACAATATGTTTGATCGGGAGATCGAGAAGGAAATTATTCCGCTGGGCGAGCAAAAAGGAATTGGACAAGTGGTGTATTCTCCACTGGCCCAGGGCCTGCTGACCGGCAAGTACACTTCTGCCTCCAAGGAAGAAATGCCTCAGGACAGCCGCGCCGCCAAGCTGGGCGCCGACCGGATGAAGCTGAATGGGGATAGAGTTGAGAAGGTTCATCAGCTGACGGCGATTGCCAATGAGCTGGATATTACCATGAGCCAGCTGGCGCTGGCCTGGGTGCTCCGTCAGCAGAACGTCAGCAGTGCCCTTGTAGGAGCAAGCCGTCCGGAGCAGGTGGAGGAGAATGTGAGTGCCTCTGGCATCAAGCTCAGTGAGGATATCGTTCAGGCGATCGAGAGCATTCTGACCGCCTGA
- a CDS encoding Ger(x)C family spore germination protein yields MSLRTLRKRVLILLCLCSILIGGCEFRDIDLRLFIVAMGVDVVEDRPEMLRYTFKIAVPTGDPKSGELKSIIIQQDSSSVARAVREIKSKVDKELDFAHCRVLLLGEAYARKGIRDVEEWIIRRRDTQLIMYPAVAVPDARTILNISPATERIAGNAKALALSEEGTESPYIAKTYLFDVDRRVRESGIDPYMPVITVDNKEEGVLNINKTALMDKERVKLMLEPEESKLLNVLMIRNLLTDLGTTMNGSRYEMNVDRSRARFKIVVPEPGKEEIQYKLTIGGNLEEKEDYDQLTHSELKELEKAFNESLSQEVTKLLEKIRETGTDPLGFGLRYFATHWNNNTEKQQWEAMYPHITFKVEVDTQIKGTGYSR; encoded by the coding sequence GTGAGCTTGAGAACATTACGGAAGAGGGTCCTGATCCTGCTCTGCTTGTGCTCGATTCTGATCGGGGGCTGTGAGTTCCGGGACATTGACCTGCGGCTGTTCATTGTGGCCATGGGTGTGGATGTGGTAGAGGACCGTCCCGAGATGCTGCGGTATACGTTCAAGATTGCCGTGCCGACAGGAGACCCCAAGTCCGGAGAGCTGAAATCTATTATTATTCAGCAGGATTCATCCTCTGTAGCGAGAGCCGTAAGAGAAATCAAATCCAAGGTGGACAAGGAGCTGGATTTCGCGCACTGCCGCGTCCTGCTGCTGGGTGAAGCCTACGCCCGGAAAGGAATTCGGGACGTGGAGGAATGGATTATCCGCCGCCGGGATACGCAGCTCATTATGTATCCGGCGGTAGCGGTGCCGGATGCCAGGACCATTCTGAACATCAGCCCCGCTACCGAGCGGATTGCCGGCAACGCGAAGGCGCTGGCACTCAGTGAGGAAGGGACTGAGTCGCCATACATTGCCAAGACGTATTTATTTGATGTGGACCGCCGCGTAAGGGAAAGCGGAATAGATCCCTATATGCCGGTCATTACAGTGGATAACAAGGAAGAAGGCGTGTTGAACATTAACAAGACGGCTCTCATGGATAAGGAGCGGGTGAAGCTGATGCTGGAGCCGGAGGAGAGCAAGCTGTTGAACGTGCTGATGATCCGGAACCTGCTGACAGATCTCGGAACGACGATGAACGGCAGCCGCTATGAAATGAACGTGGACCGCAGCCGGGCCAGGTTCAAGATTGTAGTTCCGGAGCCGGGCAAGGAAGAAATTCAATATAAGCTGACGATTGGCGGCAACCTGGAGGAGAAGGAAGACTACGATCAGCTGACCCACAGCGAGTTGAAGGAGCTGGAGAAGGCATTTAATGAGAGTCTGTCGCAAGAGGTCACGAAGCTGCTGGAGAAGATTCGGGAAACCGGCACCGATCCGTTAGGCTTCGGGCTGAGATACTTTGCCACGCACTGGAATAACAATACCGAGAAGCAGCAGTGGGAAGCCATGTATCCGCACATTACGTTCAAGGTAGAGGTGGATACGCAGATTAAGGGAACAGGCTATAGCCGTTAA
- a CDS encoding GerAB/ArcD/ProY family transporter — protein sequence MVKNVYFYYLFLLNALMNLVNFVPRILIHDRFRGSVLGVMVAIPIGLVTIALFVRMIQKFPGMGVPEIFAKYMSRWIYKPLLFMLAFVWFYASAVTLVGFVDVTGRYISPDVSPYAILIGFLILVSLSARRGSESLLYALEIVLFIMVPLIIYMTYRGLSSPYFQWDAVRQAMTFMGHAPTLTSIAGATYIFSGYANLVIFNRVFEKVQVRRFWVIAAIGALIVVMAMFAPIGLLGVEGAGYHVYPSFSTVDSLRIRYFIIERMTYVFYVVYLSLSLVNSIIHWHVAKELVLGVFRQHKSSEGGCPKEEKSQSRLAWWVLGIFSALVLGAAYLVDQFSNNTMAVWFLNTRFFAEMLLLLLLGYCVLKRRSAA from the coding sequence ATGGTCAAGAATGTCTATTTCTACTACCTGTTTCTGCTCAACGCGCTGATGAATCTGGTTAATTTCGTGCCGCGGATCTTAATTCATGACCGGTTCAGGGGCTCGGTGCTGGGAGTCATGGTTGCGATCCCGATTGGGCTGGTCACAATTGCGCTGTTTGTCCGTATGATTCAGAAATTTCCGGGCATGGGCGTCCCGGAAATCTTCGCGAAATATATGTCGCGCTGGATCTACAAGCCGCTGCTATTCATGCTGGCGTTTGTCTGGTTCTATGCCAGTGCGGTGACGCTGGTCGGCTTCGTGGATGTGACCGGGCGATATATCAGCCCGGATGTATCTCCGTACGCGATTCTGATCGGATTTCTGATCCTCGTAAGCCTGAGTGCGCGCAGAGGCAGTGAGTCACTTCTGTACGCGCTGGAGATTGTACTTTTCATTATGGTGCCCTTAATCATTTATATGACCTACCGCGGACTGAGCAGCCCGTACTTTCAATGGGATGCGGTTCGGCAGGCCATGACCTTTATGGGTCATGCACCGACGCTCACCTCGATTGCGGGGGCAACGTATATCTTTAGCGGATATGCGAATCTGGTCATCTTCAACCGCGTGTTTGAAAAGGTACAGGTCCGTAGATTTTGGGTCATTGCTGCAATCGGTGCCTTGATCGTCGTCATGGCTATGTTTGCGCCGATCGGATTACTGGGCGTGGAGGGGGCTGGTTACCACGTATATCCTTCCTTTTCCACGGTCGATTCTCTGCGGATCCGGTATTTCATTATTGAGCGGATGACCTATGTGTTCTATGTCGTTTACCTCTCACTCTCCCTCGTAAACTCCATTATTCATTGGCATGTTGCCAAGGAGCTGGTGCTCGGGGTGTTCCGGCAGCACAAATCGTCCGAAGGCGGGTGTCCGAAGGAGGAGAAGTCACAGAGCCGACTGGCCTGGTGGGTGCTGGGTATCTTCTCCGCGCTCGTGCTGGGAGCGGCTTATCTGGTTGATCAATTCTCTAACAATACAATGGCGGTCTGGTTTCTGAATACCCGGTTCTTTGCCGAAATGCTGCTCCTCCTCCTGCTCGGCTATTGTGTGCTGAAAAGGAGGTCGGCGGCGTGA